A window of the Cynocephalus volans isolate mCynVol1 chromosome 10, mCynVol1.pri, whole genome shotgun sequence genome harbors these coding sequences:
- the KRT23 gene encoding keratin, type I cytoskeletal 23, producing MNSSHSFSQTPLASLHGTRGGWGRLGSFPRAPSVHGGAGGVRVSLSFTTPSCLPPGRSWGSGRGGSLLGGNGKETMRNLNDRLASYLDKVRALEEANMTLESQILQWHQQRNPGSKKDDSQYEENISHLQEQIMDGKLTNAQITLLIDNARMAVDDFSLKYENEQSLKKDLEIEVEGLRKTLDNLTIVTTDLEQEVEGMRKELILMKKHHEQEIEEQHEPNDFKVNVKVDTTPGEDLIKVLEDMRQKYEFIVRKKHQDLDTWYKEQSVAMSQEAASPVAVQSSQSDIHGLKRTFQALEIDLQTQHNRKSALENMLSETQSRYSCQLQDMQQIISHYEEELIQLRCDLERQNNEYKVLLGIKTHLEKEITTYRQLLEGESPRTMEESKSSMKVTSLCFLSASAAPKIKAITQESVNGRIVLSQVTEIQKHA from the exons ATGAACTCCAGCCACAGCTTCAGCCAGACCCCCTTGGCCTCCCTCCATGGCACCAGAGGCGGCTGGGGCCGGCTAGGGAGCTTTCCACGGGCTCCCAGCGTCCACGGGGGTGCAGGGGGCGTCCGCGTCTCCCTTTCCTTTACCACACCAAGCTGCCTGCCCCCTGGAAGGTCTTGGGGGTCTGGAAGAGGCGGTTCCCTCCTAGGCGGAAATGGGAAGGAGACCATGCGGAACCTCAATGACCGTCTGGCCTCCTACCTGGACAAGGTGCGTGCCCTAGAGGAGGCCAACATGACACTCGAAAGTCAAATCCTTCAGTGGCACCAGCAGAGAAACCCTGGCAGTAAGAAGGATGACTCCCAATATGAGGAAAACATCAGCCACCTGCAGGAGCAG ataatgGATGGTAAGCTGACCAATGCTCAGATCACCCTCCTCATCGACAATGCCAGGATGGCAGTGGATGACTTCAGCCTCAA GTATGAAAATGAACAGTCCCTTAAGAAAGACTTGGAAATTGAAGTCGAGGGCCTCCGAAAGACCTTGGACAACCTGACCATTGTCACAACGGACCTGGAACAGGAGGTAGAGGGAATGAGGAAAGAGCTCATCCTCATGAAGAAACACCATGAGCAG GAAATAGAAGAGCAGCATGAGCCAAATGACTTCAAGGTCAATGTGAAGGTGGATACAACTCCAGGAGAAGATTTGATTAAGGTCCTGGAGGATATGAGGCAGAAATATGAGTTTATAGTAAGGAAGAAGCATCAAGACTTGGACACTTGGTATAAAGAGCAG TCAGTGGCCAtgtcccaggaggcagccagtCCAGTGGCTGTGCAGAGCAGCCAAAGTGACATCCATGGGCTGAAGCGCACTTTCCAGGCCTTGGAGATTGACCTGCAGACACAACACAACAGG aaatctgctttggaaaacatgttGTCAGAGACCCAGTCCCGATATTCCTGCCAGCTCCAGGACATGCAACAGATCATCTCCCATTATGAGGAGGAATTGATACAGCTGCGCTGTGACCTGGAGCGTCAGAACAATGAATACAAGGTGCTCCTGGGCATCAAAACCCACCTGGAGAAAGAAATCACCACCTACCGCCAGCTCCTAGAGGGGGAGAGCCCAAG GACAATGGAAGAATCTAAGTCAAGCatgaaag TGACCTCTCTGTGCTTTCTCTCTGCATCTGCAGCTCCGAAGATCAAGGCCATCACACAGGAGAGCGTCAACGGAAGAATAGTTCTTTCTCAAGTGACTGAGATCCAAAAGCATGCATGA